The nucleotide window CAACATTTCCCGGCGAAGTTCCTCCAGGCGTGCCTTGCACTGATCGATTCGGTGAGTGTTGTTTTCGATCAAAGCTTCGTAAAGAAGGGCCAGCTCGTAATCCAGTTCCAGTCGGAGAACGGGGATCCGTTTCTCCGGTTCCCGGCACTTGTAAGCTTTAATCACATCTTCCACAGTTCCGCTGCCCCCCTTTTTGCGAATGGATGCCTCATCGGATCGGATGCGCCTTCATCCCCATCATTTTCCATCGGCGATTCTGGATACAGGATGCCCCCTTGGCGGTCAAAATAAACCCCCGCACACCCTATAAGGAAACCAAACCGCCCGCAACGGCGGAAAAAGCCGGCATCCTCCTTTTTCGGATCCGACAAAATGGCGGAGGAACGGGGACTCTTTCTTTCACCATACGTTCCGCTCTCAGAGAAGGTAACGGCCCCTTCCCCCATTGCGCACCATCCATGTTTTTCCGTTCTGTTCTCCTTTATGCTAGAATGAAGAAAAGCGCTTGGCAGGTGAAAAACCATGAAACCGACCGGTTTCACCAAGGAAGATTTCGAAGTCTTTGCGATCCCCGGCCTCGACTCCCGGATGGAAGCCCTGAAAGCGCGCATCCGTCCGAAGTTGGAAGCGATCGGGGAAGCCGTGGTTCCCTTCCTCTCCTCCCGGCTCGGGGAACCGGTCTACGCCCACGTGGCCAAACACGCCCGGCGGACCGTCCATCCTCCGGATGACACCTGGGTGGCCTGGGCGACCAACAAACGGGGATACAAGGCTCACCCCCATTTCCAGACGGGGCTGTGGCAAACCCATTTGTTCGTCGTGTTCGCCCTGATTTACGAATCCCCGGACAAGGGAGCCTTCGCCCGCAACCTGAAAGAACGGCTGAATGAAATCTGGCCGTCGATTCCCGACCATTTCCTGCTGTCGGAGGATCACACGAAACCGGAAGCGGTCCGGAAGGGAGATTTGTCCCTCGACCAGGTGCGGCAGCGGCTGGACCGGCTGGAAACCGTGAAAAAGGCGGAGTTTCTGTGCGGCATCCACCTGGACCGCAACGACCCGGTGGTGGGGGATCCGGATCGCCTCGTAAGCACCATTGAAGAGACCATCGACAAGCTCCTTCCCCTCTACCGGCTCGCCGCGAGCGTGCGGGTTACCCAAGGATAAATCGAAAACGAGGAAAGAAACCGATGAAGCTGACTCCATGCTGAGGGAGGGACGCGATTTTCCGCCTCTTCTCCAATGCAGCAGGGGTTGCTGGGCGGAAAACCGTTCCGTTCCGGCATCGTCAATAAACTGAGAAACCCGCTCCAACGGCGGGTTTCTGTCGTCGGGAGCCGTATGCTCCCCATCAATGCTTCCGTGAGTGCCGTTTACAAGCGGAATCCGCCGTCCGCTCCAAGGCGCCTGCAGTCCTCATCCACCTTGCCTGACAACCAGGGTTCCCCGCATCAACACGTCGACCGGACTCCCCAGCCATACCGATGGGGACGAAGAACTCCATCTGAGCCGGATACATCCCCTTTTTTCCGATCCCGCCGGTCCTTGCTCCACCCGCACCCTCTCCGACAATCCGAGGGACTGAAACCGATGGTAACCGATCAAACCGAGGGCCGCTCCTCCGGTCGCCGCATCTTCACCGCCCTTGAGGGAAGTGGTAAAGACGCGGAGAGCGACGTGCCCCTCATCCATCACGGCAAAAAAGCAAAGACCCGTCCAGCCGTGCCTCCGGCACTCCCGCAGGATGATTTCGGACGAAAAGGTCAACCGATACAGAATGCCCGGGGAACGAAGGGGGATGTACAGCCTTTGCCTGCCGACGCCGGTGACGGCCGGTTCCCCGCCCAAAAGTTGTTCCTCCAGACCCAGCCGGTGGAGCACGGACCGATCCTTTAGCCGACGGGCCTTGTCCACATCCTGCCGGATCCAGTATTGTCCCTCGTCCCGATGCACCGTGACGGGACCGATCGCCGTCTCAAAGGGGCAATCCTTTCCCGCCTGCAGGCAAGCGGCCCCGGCCAAGAGGGTCTGGGTGCAGAAGGTCAGTTCCTCGTAGGGAGAGAAGGTCCGGTGCATCCAATTTCCCGAGGCGCTTTTCCAGACAAAACACGTATCCGGCAATCCCAACCGGCGGGCGACAAACTGACAGTCCCGGGGACGGGGGGGCGACGGACAAACCACCACCCCCGTCAGATTCCCCGGCATCGATTCCCGGTGAAACACCCTGGCCAGATAGACCTCCTCCACTTCCGATCCCTCCCCTTGCCGAAAAGTCTCAAATTCCCAGTTTCTCTTTCAGAAATTGTCCGGTGTAGGAAGCCTCGACCCGTGCCACCTCCTCCGGTGTTCCCTCCGCCACCAGGTTTCCTCCCGCCTCTCCTCCTTCCGGCCCGAGGTCGATCACCCAATCGGAACCGCTGATCAGATCCAGGTGATGTTCAACCAAAATCACGGTATGGCCCGCATCAACCAGTTTGTTCAGGAGAACGTGCAACCGCCGGACGTCACCCGGGTGCAATCCCGTCGTCGGTTCATCCAGCAGGTACAGGGCATGGCTTCGGGCTTTCCTGCTCAACTCCTTCGCCAATTTGATCCGCTGGGATTCGCCCCCCGACAGGGTGTTGACGGATTGTCCCCACTTCAGGTAGCCCAGGCCCACTTCCCTCAGCAATTCGGCCGTTTCCGTGATGACGCCGTGGTCATCGAAGACGGACAGGCTTTCCTCAACGGTCATGTCCAACACATCGGAAATGGAGTACCCCTTGTATTCGACGCGAAGCACCTCCTCCTGAAACCGCCTGCCGCGGCAGGCCGGACAGTGCACTTCCACCTCGGCAAGGAAATGCATGTACACCGGAACGACGCCGAGTCCCTGACACTTTTCACACCGCCCTCCGGGAGAATTGAAGGAGAAATGCTTGGCGGTCAAACCGGCGCGCCTGGCTTCCGGCAAACCGGTGTACCATTTTCTCAGATGGGTGTAGACGTCGGTATAAGTGGCCACGTTGGATCGTTTCATGCGCGTCAGAGGGGATTGGTCCACGGTGATCAGCTGCCCGACCCCCTTCCATCCGGAGATCTCCCTGCACCCGACGGGACTCCCCTTTTGCCAAGAAGCGGCCAGCACGTCAAACAGAAGCGTCGATTTCCCCGATCCCGACACACCGGTCACGGAGATCAGGCAGCCGAGGGGAAACGATACCGTGATCCCCTTCAAATTTCGAAGAAACGCCTCCCGGATCGTCAGCAGGCGGCCGTTTCCCTTCCTTCGTTCCCGTTTCGCGGGCCGGCCCGCCTCCCTGAAATGGGCTCCGGTCACCGATTTCGGATTGCGAATCAAATCGGCCAATCGTCCCTGACCGACCACCTCGCCCCCCAAGCTCCCGGCACCCGGCCCCATGTCGATGACGTGATCCGCCGCCTCGATCACCTCTTCATTGTGCTCGATCACCAAAAGCGTGTTTCCCGTTTCCTTCAGCCGCTTCAACACCCGGATGAGCCCCCGCGTATCCCGGGGGTGAAGACCCACGGTCGGCTCGTCCAGCACATACACCACACCGGTCAATCCCGAGCCGAGAACGGAAGCCAGCCGCAGCCGCTGCATCTCCCCGCCGGAGAGGGTCCCCGCCGGTCGGTCCAGCGACAGATAACCGAGGCCCACCTCCACCAGTCGCCCCATGCGCACAATGATTTCCTGCAAGATCGATTCCGTCAGACGTCGCTGTTGTTGAGTCAGCTGCTCCAGCACGGCACGGGCCCAATTCCGGGCGTCAGCGACCGAGCGCGAAGCGACTTCATCGATCGATAACCCGCCCACCGTGACGAGCCGACTCTCCTTTTTCAAACGGGTTCCCCGGCAATCGGGACAGGTTTTGGACTCAAACAATGCGGCTTCGGAAGATTCCCCGCCCTTTTCCCGGTACCTCCTCCAGATGCCCGTGATGACCCCCTCAAATTTTCCCTTTCTCACCGTCTTCGGCGGTTTCACCTCCGGGAAATGCCGCTTGAATTCTTCGCTTTCCACACCGTACAGGAGCAGGTCCCGCTGGGCCCGGCCGTACTCCTTGATCGGGGCATGTTCATCGAACGCAAGCCCGTAATGCGCGGCCGCCGCCTTCAGGATGGCCGTTTGATAATCGATGACGAAATCGTGCTGCCAAATCAGCACTCCCCCGTCCCGCAGGCTCCGGTTTTCGTCCAAAACGGCCGCTTCATCCAGGGTGACGATTTGACCCAACCCGCTGCAGGCGGGACACGCCCCCTCGGGCTTGTTGAAGGAGAAATGGGCCATCGTCCATTTCTCCACGGGCTGACCGCATCGGGGACACGAAATCCTTCCGGGCTCCTCCGCCTCCAAAGCATCTCCTTCCGGAGTGGGAACGATCGCCGTCCCGCAGGACGGGCAGGGGCGCGTTCCCGCCTTGGCGAACAGGATGCGGACCAACGTGTAGATGTCCGTCACGGTTCCCACCGTGGACCGGGGATTCCGGTTCGCCGCCTGCCGTCCGACGCTGATCGCCGGCGAAAGCCCGCGGATGGCGTCCACCTTCGGCTTGCTGATGGATTCCGCCGTGATCATCCCCCGGGATTCCAGATACAACCGCTGGCATTCCCTGAGAAGCGTATCCATGACCAGGGTGGATTTCCCGGAACCCGAGGGGCCGGTGACCACCACCAACTGATTCTTGGGAATGTTCAGAGACACATTCTTCAAGTTGTGCTCCCGGGCACCGCGCACCTCGATATGATTCCTCCCTCATGGCTTGACTTCGCACATCCATTCTATTACATTCGTGCAAGTACTAAACTTTAAGGAATTTTGCCCCGAAATGACGGGAGTTCTCAATGCATAACCTTTCTAGCGTGGTTGAATGTTCATCTATAATGTTGTTCAGAGGGGAAAAGGACCGACATGAGACCGATCGATATCGCCAGAAGGTTGAACATCAGCACCAGCACCCTGAGGAACTACGAAAGCCTGGGACTGGTTCCCCCCGTCCCGCGGGCGGCAAACGGTTACCGGGTGTACACGGAAGAACATGTGGCCTATTTTGAATGCATCCGGGCCATGATCCCGGGCTTCGGCATTCCCATCACCCGGGAAGTGGTGCGAAAGCTGCAGAAGCAGGAGGTTGATGAAGCCCTCTGGTTGGTGAACGAGCAGCAGGCGCTGCTTCATCGGGAAAAGGTTTTGACGGAAAAAACCATCCGCCTGCTGGAAACCGATGAGCTGGACAAACTGGAATGGAACAGAAAAAGAAAATGGATGACCATCGGAGAGGCGTCCCGGGAGACGGGCGTGCCCAGCTCCTCCATCCGGCACTGGGAAAGGGAAGGGCTGCTCTCGTTGCCGAGGGATCCGGAAAACGGCTACCGCCGGTTGTACCCCTCCCACATCCGACAGATCCTGATGATCCGCATCCTGCGCAACGCCGATTATCCCATCCATGTGATCCGGCAAGTGATGAAGGAACTGGGACACAACCACCTGGAAAATGTCCGGAAAGTGGCCCGGGATTCCCTGGTCAGACTGAACGACATCAACCGCTGTCAAATGCTGGGAGTGCACTATTTGTACCGGTTGTGCTGTTTGATATCGAACTGGTGACAGGCAAAATTCCTTCGCCCAGGGGGTGGACATGATCGTACTGGAACATTCGCCCCATCAGGAGCAGTTTATCCGGGCGGTATTCGAAAATGCCCATTATTGTCTGGTGATCGTCGACGACCGGGGATACATCATCTATTTGAATGAAAGCTATTGCCGATTTCTGGGGGTAAAGAGGGAGGAAGCCGTCGGGAAACATGTCACCGACGTGATTGAAAACACGAGGATGCACATCGTCGTTCAGACCGGCAAGGAGGAAATCGCCGACCTGCAGTACATCCGGGGAAACTACATGATCGCCAACCGCATCCCCGTGTGGTCCGAAGGGAAAGTGATCGGTGCCATCGGAATCGTCCTCTACCGCGACACCCAGGAATGGATGAAGATGAACAGCCACATCAAATCCCTCCTGCTGGAAGTGGAACAATACCGGAAACGGCAAAAAAAATCCCATGGCGCCATCTACTCCCTCCACGACATCATCGCCATATCCCCGCAAATGATCGAATTGAAAAACAAGGTGAAGCGGATCGCCGCCGGTAATGCCTCCGTCCTGATTACCGGAGAAAGCGGCACCGGAAAAGAGCTGTTTGCCCACAGCATCCATCAACTCAGCGAAAGAAGCGGAAAACCCTTTGTCACCGTCAACTGCGCCGCCATCCCCGAACATTTGATGGAGTCGGAATTGTTCGGCTATGAGCCCGGCGCTTTCACCGGTGCCCGCAAGGAAGGCAAGATAGGCAAATTCCAGATCGCCGACGGCGGCACGATCTTTTTGGACGAAATCGGGGACATGCCCCTGTCCGCCCAGGTGAAGATTTTGCGCGTCCTTCAGGACGGCGAAATCCAGCCCGTCGGGGCGGTGAAGCCTCGAAAAGTGGATGTCCGGGTGATCGCGGCCACCAACCAACCCCTGGAGGAACTGGTACGGGAAAAGCGATTCCGGGAAGATCTGTTTTACCGGATACACGTAATCCGGCTTCACATCCCTCCCCTGCGCGAAAGGAAGGAAGACATCCGGGCGCTGACGATGTTTTTCCTGCACAAAATCAGCGAGCGGACGGGGAAGCGGGTCGTCGACGTAGAGGATTCGGTGATGGAGCGGTTTCAGGAGTACCGCTGGCCCGGCAACGTCCGCGAGCTGGAAAATGTGGTGGAAGCCGCCGTGCACTTGACAAACCGTGAAATCATCACTTTGGAGGATCTTCCGGAACATTTGCTGATCGAGCCGGTCCGTCTGGAGGAGCACGGCAATTTAAAGGAAATTTTGGAACGGACCGAAAGGCAAGCCATCGAATTGGCCCTGCACAAGGCCAAGGGCGATAAATTGAAAGCGGCCAAAATTCTGGGAATCGGGAAATCGACCCTTTACGAAAAACTGAAAAAACACGGCCTGTAATCGTTCCGGATTTCCGGAAACCCTCCGGAAAACCGGAAATGCGCCAAAACGAAGGGATGCACCTCCTTCGGAACCCAACCTTTCCGGAAATACGGAAAAGTGAGACAACTGATCGGGAGGCGGGAGACCATTTTTTCGCCCGGCGACCTCCTCCTGTGGATTCGAAACAATAATCGCTTCCCGCTCATTTCGGCATCCTGACCTTTCCGGCATTCCGGAAAGGTTTTTTTGTGGCGGGACATCCTCCTATTTCGGCCCCCCTCGCGGCGGATCTTCCTTCCCTCCCGGTTGGCACATCTTTTGCACGATCGATGATTGAAGACTGAAAAAAGAAAAAGGGGGAATCGCGCGATGGTCGAAGACAAGGTGCTGTTGATCACGGGGGCGGCCAGCGGCATCGGTCATGAGATCGGCCGTCACTTCCTGAGACACGGGGCCAAGGTGGTGTTTACGGATATCGATGAAGGGAAGCTGACGGAAAAGACGGCGGAACTGAAGCGTCAGGGCCATGACTGCCTCGGGGTGAAATGCGACGTCACCGTCGAGGAGGAATTGAAGCGAGCCATCGCTGCGACGGTGGACACCTACGGCACCGTAGACATATTGATCAACAACGCCGGCCTGCAGCATGTGGCGAGGATCGAAGAGTTCCCCACCGAACGATTCGAGTACCTTCTCAAAGTGATGCTGGTGGCCCCCTTCATGGCCATCAAGCACGTGTTTCCCATCATGAAGAAGCAAAGGTACGGGCGCATCATCAATATCGCGTCCATCAACGGTTTGATCGGCTTCGCGGGAAAGGCGGCCTACAACAGCGCCAAGCACGGAGTCATCGGGTTGACCAAGGTGGCGGCGCTGGAAGCGGCGGATTCGGGGATCACCGTCAACGCCCTGTGCCCGGGTTATGTGGACACGCCCCTGGTCCGCGGCCAATTTGAAGACCTGGCCAGGACCCGGAACATCCCGGTGGAAAAGGTGCTGGACGAAGTGCTGTATCCCCTGATTCCCCAAAAACGGCTGCTGTCGGTCCGGGAAGTCGCCGACTACGCCCTGTTTTTGGCCAGCGACAAGGCCAAGGGGGTCACGGGGCAGGCGGTCGTCCTGGACGCGGGATACACGGCCCAATAAGCGGGCCCACCACATGACAGAGAAAGGGGAGATCCGATGCTCGGCATCCTGCTTGGACTGGCGGTATTGATGGTATTGGCTTACCGGGGATGGTCCATCATCTGGATCGCTCCGGTTTCGGCGGGGGTCGTCGCCCTGACCGGCGGCCTCGACCTGCTGGACGCCTACAAGGATACGTACATGGGCGGCTTCGTCGGCTTCGCCCGACAATGGTTCCCGGTCTTCATGCTCGGCGCCGTCTTCGGAAAGTTGATGGAAGATACGGGAATGGCCCAATCGGTGGCCGTTTCCCTGTCCAGATTGATCGGAAAGAAGCGGGCCATCCTAGGGGTGTTCCTTGCATCCGCCGTCTTAACCTACGGTGGAGTCAGTCTGTTCGTGGTCGTGTTCGCCGTGTATCCCCTGGCCGTAAGCCTCTTCCGGGAGGCCAACCTCCCCCGGCGGCTGATCCCCGGCACGGTGGCCCTGGGGGCCTTCACCTTCACCATGACGGCCATGCCCGGAACTCCTCAGATTCAGAACCTGATCCCGATGCAGTATTTCCACACCACGCCGACGGCCGCCCCGGTCATCGGAATCGTGGCCAGTCTGATCATGGGAGTGGGAGGCTATCTGTATCTTCGCCGGCGGGAAAAGGTTCTGTTGGCCCGAGGAGAGCATTTTACGGAACCGGACCGGCAAAAGGTGGTTGCGGAGCAGGAACATAAACTCCCGAACCCCCTGCTGTCCCTGCTGCCTTTGATCACCGTCCTGATCACTTTGAACCTGCTTCGCTGGGACATCATCGTCGCCCTGTTGTCGGGAATTTTGCTCATCCTGATTCTCAATTTCCGAAAAGTGAAATCCTTCGTCCAGGCCATCAATGAGGGAGCCGTCGGCTCCGTCACGGCCATCATCAACACCAGCGCGGCGGTGGGCTTTGGAACCGTCGTCAAAGCGGTTCCCGGCTTCGAAACCTTAACCAGCCTGCTGATCAACATGAAGGGGAACCCCTTGATTTCCGAAGCGATCGCCGTCAATTTGCTGGCAGGGGCGACCGGATCCGCCTCCGGCGGCATGGGGATCGCCCTGGAGGCCCTGGGACAGAAGTATTATGAACTCGCCCTCTCCACCGGCCTTTCGCCGGAGGCTTTCCACCGGATCGCCTCCCTAGCGTCCGGCGGCTTGGACACCCTCCCTCACAACGGGGCGGTGCTGACGCTCCTGACCATCACCGGCATGACCCACAGGGACAGTTATCTGGACATCTTTGTGGTATCGCTTCTCATCCCCCTTCTCTCCGTCGCCATGGCTATCCTCCTGGCAACCTTCGGCATTTATTGATCCCGCATGCGGACCTTACGTCATGCATACAGGCAAATCCGGCATGAAAATGCCGGGTTTGTCTTTTCAAAGGGCAGAATACCGCGGTCAATCGGACCTCCGGCATCCGGTCCAAAAATGGCCCAAAAAGAAAAACCCGCATTTTGCGGGCTCGCGCCTCAATCGTCGTCATTGCTGCCGTTTTCCATGAATATGGACGTCAGCGTGCCTGCGAAGATCTGATTCACGCCCAATCCCAGCCCTGCAATCACCACTTGTCCCGCCCCTCCCTTGCAGTTGTCAGTTTCATCTTACGGTTGCCGGCATCGCCGCTATCCTTTCCGGTATCCGGATGAGAATTGGTTGGGATACTTCCGGAGCCGGAAACATCCGGTCACGGAAATTTTCCGACCATTCGCCCCTTTTGTTTGACGTTGTATTATAACAATAATATAATATGGATATATTATATAACAGGCCCTGCCGGACAAAAAAAGAAACCCGCCCGAAGGCGGGAAATGATGGGTGCTTTTGATCAGCGATAGCTCTGCAGCAGGGCCTGTGTGTCTTCCTCCTTCAGCTGAAGATCCACCTTGACCGTAGCCACTTCGCTGGCCCCGATCATCTCCTCGTGGAAAACGGGGCGTTCCTGCTTGTACAGGACTCCGGTGACCACTCCTCCCGTTTCATGCAAGAGCCGGAGGGCTCCTTCGCGGTCGGTGGGATCGTAATCCTCCCGTTCATCCACGTTGACCAGCTTTTCCTTGAACCAATCGTAGGTGTTCACCTTGTTGAAGGTGACGCACGGGCTGAAGCAGTTGACCAGGGCGAAACCGCGATGGCGGATCGCTTCCTCGAAAAGGCGCGTCATCTGTTTGACATCACCGGAAAAGGCCTGAGCCACAAAGCTGGCGCCGTTGACGATGGCGGTTTCCACCGCCTTGACCGGTTCCTCCGCGGAACCTTTGGGCGAAGTCTTCGATTTGAACCCGCGCTCGCTGGTCGGGGAAAGCTGTCCGGTGGTCAAACCGTAGATGTGGTTGTCCATCACGATATAGGTCAGGTCGATGTTCCGCCGCACCGCGTGGACAAAGTGGCCCATCCCGATCCCGTAACCGTCGCCGTCTCCCCCGGCGGCGATCACCGTGAGATCCTGGTTGGCCAGTTTCACCCCCGTCGCCGTGGGCAAGGCCCGCCCGTGGAGGCTGTGGAAACCGTAGGAACCGAAGTGTTGGGCGATTTTCCCCGAACATCCGATCCCCGAAACCAGAACCACTTCCTCCGGCGCCAGCCCCAGGTCGGCGCATGCCTTCTGCAGGGAGGACAACACCGCATAGTCGCCGCATCCGGGGCACCAAGTGGGCCGGTTATTCGTGCGGAAATCTTTGATGGTCGCCATCACGCCGTCACCCCTTCCTCCTGATGGACATGTCCGAGGATCTCCTTCACCGTGAAGGGATCTCCGCTAAATTTCAGGCAGCTGACGATTTTGTCGTGAAAACCGACCCGGGCGCGGATCCGTTCGGCAAGCTGGCCGGTGGCGTTGTTCTCCACCACCAGGATGCGCTCCGCTCCCTCAAGAATCCGCCTGACCGACGCATCCGGGAAGGGATTGAGCACCCGGAGCTGCAGGTGACCGGTTCGGATTCCCCGGCTGCGCAGGATTTCCACGGCTTCCCGGATCTGGGCGGCGGTGGATCCGAAACCGACCAGCGTCCACTCGGTTTTTTCCGGGCCGTCGTAGCTGTAGCCGATGGCATCGGCGTCAAAGCCCTTCAGCTTGCGCAAGCGTTTACGCATCTGCTCCACCCGGGTCCGGGGATCCTCGATTTCCTCGATGGCACCATCATCGTGCTCGTTGCTCAGCGCCACGAAGCGTCCGTTTTTCTGGCCCGGAATCGAGCGCTTGGAAATCCCCGACTCGGTCACGGTGTAGCGGCGATACGCCCCCGGGGCCAACTGGGCCAGCTCCTCGTCGGAAATCAACTCGCCGCGATCGATGCGAATCGACGAGAAATCAATCGCTTTCACGGGCACCGATTGTTTGGACATGCCCAGGAACATGTCGGTGGCAATAATCACGGGGCATTGATACTTCTCCGCCAGATTGAAGGCTTCGGCGGTGTAACGGAAACACTCCTCCACGGAGGTGGGGGTGAGAACGATCCGCGGAATCTCCCCGTGGGAACCGTACAACAATTCATTCAGGTCCGACTGCTCCGTCTTGGTCGGCAAACCGGTTCCCGGACCGCCCCGCATCACATCCACCACCACCAGCGGGGTCTCGGTGATGCCGGCCAGGCCGATCGCCTCCTGCATGAGGGAAATGCCCGGGCCGGAAGTGGAAGTCATCGCCCGCACCCCCGCATAGTTGGCGCCGATCGCCATGATGCAGGCGGCAATCTCATCCTCCGCCTGAATCACTTTTCCGCCGAACCGGGGGAAATGGGCCAGCGCCGCATACATGATCTCCGTCGCGGGCGTGATCGGGTAAGCGGCCAGAAAACGGCATCCGGCAGCCAGCGCTCCCAAGGCGACGGCCTCGTTCCCGGAAAGGAACAGATGGCCTCCCCCGTCTTCTTCGGGTTCCGGATCCGGCAGCTTCTTCAGCTGGCCGAAATGGGCGAGGGCATAGTCATACCCCTTTTTCACGGCCTCCTTGTTCTTGGCGACCACCTGCTCCCCTTTCTTGCCGAAGCGATCCTCGATCAACGAATCGAAGGCGTCCGGCGAAAGACCGACCAGACCGGCGGACACGCCGCAAGCGATCATGTTTTTCATGATCGGGCTGCCCACTTCCTTGGCCATCTCCGTCACCGGAACCGGACAGAGGCGGATGTCTTTGCCCTCCGGGACCTTGAGGGACCGAATCCGGCTCGAGTCGTAAATGAGAGCCGCCCCTTCGTTCAGCTCCCAGCCGTTTTCATCCACTGTCCGCTGATCGAAAGCGATCAAAATGTCCAATCCGTCTCCATGATATCCCGTCTTCCGGGGAGAGACGCGAACCTTGTAGTTGGTGTGTCCTCCTTTGATCAGGGACATGAAGTGACGATACGCAAAGACGTAATGTCCCCGCCTGTTCAGCGCCATGGCGAAAATCTCGCCGGTGCTGTCGATTCCCTCCCCCTGGGCGCCGCCCACTTTCCAGGTCAATTCTGTCATGGTCTGTTTCACCTTCCTCCCACTTTGATATATAACAGACCTCCGCTTTTCGGCGGACAGCGGTTTCAGCCGCTCCCTGTCAAGCTAAGCTTATCGAAATAACGCATTTTTTTCAACCGGGACGGAAAGGAACCCGACTCATTTTTCCCGAACCGGGGAAACTGTCTCAATCAATGCCAAAGAGGTGTTACATCATGTTTCTTTCCCCGAAACATCCCTGCAAAAACATTCGAAATTCCGGCCGGATGATGACCCGAGATTCCGCGCAAGAGGTGGATTTTACCGTCGCCTGCCGAGCCAAATATCCCCTTTTGATCTCCCCGGGCATCTGCTATACTTATTGTCGTTAATTCTGGAAAGGCAGGCGGAAACACCCTTGAACAACCGGCAACAACGCACACCACTGTTTACGCGGCTGAAGGAACACGCGGCAAGAAACCCCCTTCAATTCCACATTCCCGGTCACAAAAAGGGACAGGGGATGGATCCGGAGTTTCGCGACTTCATGGGAGAGCGCGCGCTGTCCATCGATCTGATCAACATCGCTCCGCTGGACGATTTGCATCATCCCCACGGCCCCATCCAGGAGGCGCAAAAGCTCGCGGCGGAGGCCTTCGGGGCGGATCACACCTTCTTTTCCGTCCAGGGCACCAGCGGAGCGATCATGACGATGGTTCTTTCCGTCTGTGAACCCGGCGACAAAATCATCGTGCCGCGAAACGCGCACAAGTCCGTATTGTCCGCCATCATTTTGGCCGGGGGACATCCCGTGTTTGTTCATCCGGTGATGGACGAGCAGCTGGGAATCGCCCACGGCGTCACCGTTCAGGACGTGGAACGGGCCCTGCGGAATCATCCGGATGCCAAAGCGGTCCTTCTCATCAATCCGACTTACTACGGAATCGCCGGAAATCTGGCGGAAATCGTCCGCACGGTCCACCGGTGGAACATTCCCGTCCTGGTGGATGAAGCCCACGGGGTCCACACCCACTT belongs to Planifilum fulgidum and includes:
- a CDS encoding YktB family protein; protein product: MKPTGFTKEDFEVFAIPGLDSRMEALKARIRPKLEAIGEAVVPFLSSRLGEPVYAHVAKHARRTVHPPDDTWVAWATNKRGYKAHPHFQTGLWQTHLFVVFALIYESPDKGAFARNLKERLNEIWPSIPDHFLLSEDHTKPEAVRKGDLSLDQVRQRLDRLETVKKAEFLCGIHLDRNDPVVGDPDRLVSTIEETIDKLLPLYRLAASVRVTQG
- a CDS encoding sigma-54 interaction domain-containing protein, translating into MIVLEHSPHQEQFIRAVFENAHYCLVIVDDRGYIIYLNESYCRFLGVKREEAVGKHVTDVIENTRMHIVVQTGKEEIADLQYIRGNYMIANRIPVWSEGKVIGAIGIVLYRDTQEWMKMNSHIKSLLLEVEQYRKRQKKSHGAIYSLHDIIAISPQMIELKNKVKRIAAGNASVLITGESGTGKELFAHSIHQLSERSGKPFVTVNCAAIPEHLMESELFGYEPGAFTGARKEGKIGKFQIADGGTIFLDEIGDMPLSAQVKILRVLQDGEIQPVGAVKPRKVDVRVIAATNQPLEELVREKRFREDLFYRIHVIRLHIPPLRERKEDIRALTMFFLHKISERTGKRVVDVEDSVMERFQEYRWPGNVRELENVVEAAVHLTNREIITLEDLPEHLLIEPVRLEEHGNLKEILERTERQAIELALHKAKGDKLKAAKILGIGKSTLYEKLKKHGL
- the uvrA gene encoding excinuclease ABC subunit UvrA, whose amino-acid sequence is MRGAREHNLKNVSLNIPKNQLVVVTGPSGSGKSTLVMDTLLRECQRLYLESRGMITAESISKPKVDAIRGLSPAISVGRQAANRNPRSTVGTVTDIYTLVRILFAKAGTRPCPSCGTAIVPTPEGDALEAEEPGRISCPRCGQPVEKWTMAHFSFNKPEGACPACSGLGQIVTLDEAAVLDENRSLRDGGVLIWQHDFVIDYQTAILKAAAAHYGLAFDEHAPIKEYGRAQRDLLLYGVESEEFKRHFPEVKPPKTVRKGKFEGVITGIWRRYREKGGESSEAALFESKTCPDCRGTRLKKESRLVTVGGLSIDEVASRSVADARNWARAVLEQLTQQQRRLTESILQEIIVRMGRLVEVGLGYLSLDRPAGTLSGGEMQRLRLASVLGSGLTGVVYVLDEPTVGLHPRDTRGLIRVLKRLKETGNTLLVIEHNEEVIEAADHVIDMGPGAGSLGGEVVGQGRLADLIRNPKSVTGAHFREAGRPAKRERRKGNGRLLTIREAFLRNLKGITVSFPLGCLISVTGVSGSGKSTLLFDVLAASWQKGSPVGCREISGWKGVGQLITVDQSPLTRMKRSNVATYTDVYTHLRKWYTGLPEARRAGLTAKHFSFNSPGGRCEKCQGLGVVPVYMHFLAEVEVHCPACRGRRFQEEVLRVEYKGYSISDVLDMTVEESLSVFDDHGVITETAELLREVGLGYLKWGQSVNTLSGGESQRIKLAKELSRKARSHALYLLDEPTTGLHPGDVRRLHVLLNKLVDAGHTVILVEHHLDLISGSDWVIDLGPEGGEAGGNLVAEGTPEEVARVEASYTGQFLKEKLGI
- a CDS encoding MerR family transcriptional regulator is translated as MRPIDIARRLNISTSTLRNYESLGLVPPVPRAANGYRVYTEEHVAYFECIRAMIPGFGIPITREVVRKLQKQEVDEALWLVNEQQALLHREKVLTEKTIRLLETDELDKLEWNRKRKWMTIGEASRETGVPSSSIRHWEREGLLSLPRDPENGYRRLYPSHIRQILMIRILRNADYPIHVIRQVMKELGHNHLENVRKVARDSLVRLNDINRCQMLGVHYLYRLCCLISNW
- a CDS encoding PhzF family phenazine biosynthesis protein, which gives rise to MEEVYLARVFHRESMPGNLTGVVVCPSPPRPRDCQFVARRLGLPDTCFVWKSASGNWMHRTFSPYEELTFCTQTLLAGAACLQAGKDCPFETAIGPVTVHRDEGQYWIRQDVDKARRLKDRSVLHRLGLEEQLLGGEPAVTGVGRQRLYIPLRSPGILYRLTFSSEIILRECRRHGWTGLCFFAVMDEGHVALRVFTTSLKGGEDAATGGAALGLIGYHRFQSLGLSERVRVEQGPAGSEKRGCIRLRWSSSSPSVWLGSPVDVLMRGTLVVRQGG